Proteins encoded by one window of Haliotis asinina isolate JCU_RB_2024 chromosome 6, JCU_Hal_asi_v2, whole genome shotgun sequence:
- the LOC137286470 gene encoding ciliary microtubule associated protein 1A-like isoform X2: MPCVSQSTWTETRPRGPIAPMFGSPGPQYALPGLIGVKEHDPRSPHRKNPAYSFGVRHGKFRDDCGPGPAYLPEAKLYRDGRDGAPHYSLYSRPQDLSTHKTPGPGAYRPENAGLTSACVGAPKYSFGNRHLNRKSDRTPAPNAYRLPDQLGRTIEGGKKQAPVYSLRGRQKIGSFHEDLQKTPGPGNYKVTDPNRYKRAAPGYSMTSRSQLPGDTTRKPGPGSHSPENVYSNKREAPCYSFGIRHSQYTAPLIVEVQD, encoded by the exons ATGCCGTGCGTTTCACAAAGTACATGGACGGAGACCCGCCCAAGGGGGCCAATTGCTCCCATGTTTGGTAGTCCTGGCCCCCAGTATGCTCTGCCAGGATTGATTGGTGTCAAGGAACACGATCCCAGGAGTCCTCATAGGAAAAACCCTGCCTATTCTTTCGGTGTGAGGCATGGCAAGTTCAGGGATGACTGTGGTCCAGGCCCTGCATATTTGCCTGAAGCTAAACTGTACCGAGATGGCAGGGATGGGGCGCCCCATTATTCACTGTACAGTCGCCCGCAAGATCTCTCTACCCACAAAACACCAGGCCCGGGTGCCTACAGACCTGAGAATGCAGGTCTCACCTCGGCATGTGTTGGGGCCCCTAAATATTCATTTGGAAACAGACATTTAAACAGGAAGTCAGATCGTACCCCAG CCCCTAATGCGTACCGACTGCCAGACCAGCTGGGCAGGACAATCGAGGGCGGTAAGAAACAAGCACCTGTGTATTCCTTGAGGGGACGTCAAAAGATTGGAAGCTTCCATGAGGACCTGCAAAAA ACTCCTGGCCCCGGTAACTACAAGGTGACTGACCCCAACAGGTATAAGAGAGCAGCGCCTGGATACAGTATGACGTCTCGGTCTCAGTTGCCAGGAGACACCACCAGGAAACCAGGACCTGGCTCCCACAGCCCAGAAAAT GTTTACTCAAATAAGAGAGAAGCTCCGTGCTATTCATTTGGAATCCGTCACAGCCAGTACACAGCGCCCTTGATAGTTGAGGTCCAGGACTAG
- the LOC137286470 gene encoding ciliary microtubule associated protein 1A-like isoform X1 — translation MPCVSQSTWTETRPRGPIAPMFGSPGPQYALPGLIGVKEHDPRSPHRKNPAYSFGVRHGKFRDDCGPGPAYLPEAKLYRDGRDGAPHYSLYSRPQDLSTHKTPGPGAYRPENAGLTSACVGAPKYSFGNRHLNRKSDRTPAPNAYRLPDQLGRTIEGGKKQAPVYSLRGRQKIGSFHEDLQKTPGPGNYKVTDPNRYKRAAPGYSMTSRSQLPGDTTRKPGPGSHSPENVYINKRSAPCVSFGIRHSQYTAPLIVDVRD, via the exons ATGCCGTGCGTTTCACAAAGTACATGGACGGAGACCCGCCCAAGGGGGCCAATTGCTCCCATGTTTGGTAGTCCTGGCCCCCAGTATGCTCTGCCAGGATTGATTGGTGTCAAGGAACACGATCCCAGGAGTCCTCATAGGAAAAACCCTGCCTATTCTTTCGGTGTGAGGCATGGCAAGTTCAGGGATGACTGTGGTCCAGGCCCTGCATATTTGCCTGAAGCTAAACTGTACCGAGATGGCAGGGATGGGGCGCCCCATTATTCACTGTACAGTCGCCCGCAAGATCTCTCTACCCACAAAACACCAGGCCCGGGTGCCTACAGACCTGAGAATGCAGGTCTCACCTCGGCATGTGTTGGGGCCCCTAAATATTCATTTGGAAACAGACATTTAAACAGGAAGTCAGATCGTACCCCAG CCCCTAATGCGTACCGACTGCCAGACCAGCTGGGCAGGACAATCGAGGGCGGTAAGAAACAAGCACCTGTGTATTCCTTGAGGGGACGTCAAAAGATTGGAAGCTTCCATGAGGACCTGCAAAAA ACTCCTGGCCCCGGTAACTACAAGGTGACTGACCCCAACAGGTATAAGAGAGCAGCGCCTGGATACAGTATGACGTCTCGGTCTCAGTTGCCAGGAGACACCACCAGGAAACCAGGACCTGGCTCCCACAGCCCAGAAAAT GTTTACATAAACAAACGCTCAGCGCCATGTGTTAGTTTTGGAATACGTCATTCCCAATACACTGCGCCACTGATAGTGGATGTCCGAGACTAA